A genomic window from Salvia miltiorrhiza cultivar Shanhuang (shh) chromosome 5, IMPLAD_Smil_shh, whole genome shotgun sequence includes:
- the LOC130985369 gene encoding protein trichome birefringence-like 38: protein MPSSSLFLVLAVLLLPHPTASELIINNTTTNSIRNRELITSCNLFQGKWVTDPSYPLYDSAGCPFIDPEFDCIKYGRPDKQFLKFSWKPNSCNLPRFNGVDFLKRWSGKKIMFVGDSLSLNQWLSLACMLHAAAPNSKYNFDRQDTLSSLTFQDYGVTLLLYRSPYLVDITREKIGRVLKLDSIKQGNAWRGMDMLVFNTWHWWTHKGKAQSWDYVQDGSTVSKDMNRLVAFYKGLTTWGRWVDLNVDPTKTRVFFQGISPTHYQGRDWKAASKNCNGEQQPLEGSTYPGGTPAEVEVVNRVLSRMQKRVYLLDITFLSQLRKDAHPSAYSGDHAGVDCSHWCLPGLPDTWNQLLYAALVM from the exons TGTTGGCCGTTTTGCTACTGCCACACCCCACTGCATCCGAGCTCATAATTAACAACACTACTACTAATTCTATCAGAAACAGAGAGCTAATCACTTCTTGCAATCTGTTTCAAGGAAAATGGGTCACGGATCCTTCTTACCCGCTCTACGACTCCGCGGGCTGCCCGTTTATCGACCCGGAATTCGACTGCATAAAATACGGGCGACCCGATAAGCAGTTCCTCAAGTTCTCGTGGAAGCCCAACTCCTGCAACCTCCCCAG GTTTAATGGGGTGGATTTTCTCAAGAGATGGAGCGGGAAGAAGATTATGTTTGTGGGCGACTCACTGAGTTTGAATCAGTGGCTGTCACTCGCGTGTATGCTTCATGCTGCTGCTCCCAATTCTAAATACAACTTCGATAGACAGGACACCCTTTCTTCCCTAACATTCCAG GATTATGGAGTTACGCTGCTGCTATACCGATCACCCTATTTGGTAGACATCACGCGAGAGAAGATTGGGAGAGTGTTGAAGCTGGACTCGATTAAGCAAGGCAATGCGTGGAGAGGAATGGACATGCTAGTCTTCAACACATGGCATTGGTGGACTCACAAAGGCAAAGCTCAATC ATGGGACTACGTGCAAGACGGCTCCACCGTGTCCAAAGACATGAACCGCCTCGTGGCCTTCTACAAAGGGTTGACGACGTGGGGACGCTGGGTCGACCTCAACGTCGATCCCACCAAGACTAGAGTGTTCTTCCAGGGGATCTCTCCCACTCACTATCA AGGTAGGGACTGGAAGGCGGCGTCAAAGAATTGCAACGGGGAGCAGCAGCCTCTGGAGGGGTCGACATATCCGGGGGGGACGCCAGCGGAGGTGGAGGTTGTGAACAGAGTGTTGAGCAGAATGCAGAAACGCGTGTATCTGCTGGACATTACGTTCCTGTCTCAGCTGAGGAAGGATGCTCATCCGTCTGCTTATAGTGGAGATCATGCCGGGGTGGATTGCAGCCATTGGTGCCTCCCCGGCTTGCCCGATACGTGGAACCAGCTGCTCTATGCAGCTCTTGTTATGTGA
- the LOC130985370 gene encoding uncharacterized protein LOC130985370, protein MTALLSGGVIVKPPILFSPSRFASSNFLTPSFSHNKPISVSRPLKVVVAATPMASEQSSVEAATSVPDSSIKLLFVEMGVGYDQHGQDITSAAMRACRDAISSNSIPAFRKGSIPGVSFGEMKLQIKLGVPRPLQHLLDISKVKSVFPYGAITNVEVVDGGLICSSGVEVEEMGDKNDNCYIVNAAVYVGY, encoded by the exons ATGACGGCTCTCTTGAGTGGTGGAGTCATTGTGAAGCCCCCAATTCTGTTTTCCCCATCAAGATTTGCTTCCTCCAATTTCCTAACCCCTTCCTTTTCGCATAATAAACCGATTAGTGTTTCACGCCCTTTGAAAGTGGTAGTAGCTGCTACTCCCATGGCGAGTGAGCAGAGTTCAGTTGAAGCGGCTACCTCTGTGCCCGATTCTTCCATCAAGCTCCTCTTTGTTGAAATGGGAGTCGGCTACGATCAGCATGg GCAGGATATTACATCAGCTGCAATGCGAGCTTGCAGGGATGCCATTTCCTCCAATTCCATTCCCGCTTTCAGAAAAG GCTCTATACCTGGTGTTTCATTTGGTGAGATGAAACTACAGATTAAATTGGGAGTCCCTCGACCTCTCCAGCATTTGTTGGATATCAGTAAGGTCAAGTCAGTTTTCCCTTA TGGAGCAATAACGAACGTTGAAGTTGTGGATGGCGGACTCATATGCTCGAGCGGTGTGGAAGTTGAGGAAATGGGAGATAAGAATGACAACTGCTACATTGTGAATGCAGCTGTCTATGTTGGTTACTAA
- the LOC130985368 gene encoding protein CHUP1, chloroplastic-like has translation MVAGKVKSVMGLQKSVAPTKQKPDASAKPPWSTTPSSAKPQPPPQKGSAAPFSRYFPRASAQVQPRPPDVSELLRLVEELRESESRLKTELLEQKLVRESVAMVPVLESVISNKDSEIERSRRKIGCLEAENERLRSENEFLHMELSKQNQIYEEKIRHMQEELADIKIAVSERESDYEESSSSSTTVKLNDAATNNRKSNIPTKCLRKCTAQFSSKYETDARKDEISVATESNERARHPTTGNSDENPETSDVFTGIRARAPRVPKPPPRPSASLLSMVCSSSPKFLSSVSLPSYGSLSDSAHRALSEISNGSHPPPPPPPPPPIRGSAPPPPPPLPSRPEKAAAAPPTPPPPPPPPIRGSTPAPAKVRRVPEVAEFYHSLMRRDSTCRKDSAAGDPQGAGATAKDMIGEIENRSAHLLAIKTDIETQGDFIRFLIKEVEAAAFTDIEDVVSFVKWLDDELSYLVDERAVLKHFDWPEKRADALREAAFGYSDLKKLESEVSSFRDDPRQPCAHALKKIQSLFEKLEHAVYNLSRLRESATERYKGFHIPVNWMLDSGYVSQIKLASVKLAVKYMKRVSGELEMVGGGPEEEELIVQGVKFAFRVHQFAGGFDVETMKAFEELRDKARLCNVQCQTQQQHKYVSRSCASAVYL, from the exons ATGGTTGCTGGCAAAGTAAAATCTGTAATGGGGTTGCAGAAATCCGTGGCGCCAACTAAGCAGAAGCCCGACGCCTCCGCCAAACCACCATGGTCAACCACGCCGAGTTCAGCCAAGCCACAGCCGCCGCCGCAGAAGGGATCCGCCGCTCCCTTCTCACGTTACTTCCCACGCGCATCGGCTCAGGTTCAGCCCCGCCCTCCCGACGTCTCCGAACTCCTCCGCCTCGTCGAGGAATTGCGAGAGAGCGAGTCTCGCTTGAAGACCGAACTCTTGGAGCAGAAGCTGGTGAGAGAGTCCGTCGCCATGGTCCCCGTTTTGGAAAGCGTTATCTCCAACAAAGATTCCGAAATCGAACGCTCCAGAAGGAAGATCGGATGCCTGGAAGCCGAGAACGAGAGGCTGAGGAGCGAGAACGAGTTTCTGCATATGGAGCTATCCAAACAGAATCAGATATACGAAGAGAAAATCAGACACATGCAGGAAGAGCTAGCTGATATTAAGATAGCCGTTTCCGAGAGAGAAAGCGACTACGAGGAGTCCTCGTCTTCATCGACCACCGTGAAGCTCAACGACGCCGCCACCAACAATCGTAAATCAAATATACCTACAAAGTGTTTGAGAAAATGCACGGCTCAATTCAGCAGTAAGTACGAAACTGATGCGAGGAAAGACGAAATCTCTGTTGCGACGGAGAGTAACGAAAGGGCGAGGCATCCAACAACGGGAAATTCCGATGAAAATCCAGAAACTTCCGACGTTTTTACGGGGATAAGAGCCCGTGCTCCGCGCGTTCCTAAGCCGCCTCCGCGGCCGTCCGCTTCACTTCTCTCGATGGTTTGTTCATCTTCTCCCAAATTTCTGTCATCCGTCTCGTTGCCTTCTTACGGTTCCTTATCCGATTCAGCGCACCGCGCATTATCGGAGATCTCCAACGGTTCACATCCGCCacctccgccgcctccaccgcctcctATTAGGGGCTCCGCCCCTCCTCCACCCCCGCCGCTTCCTTCACGGCCAGAGAAAGCCGCCGCTGCACCACctactcctcctcctcctccgcctcctCCAATAAGGGGGTCAACGCCGGCGCCGGCGAAGGTCAGGAGAGTTCCGGAGGTGGCTGAGTTTTACCACTCTCTAATGCGGAGGGATTCCACTTGCCGGAAGGATTCCGCCGCCGGCGATCCACAGGGTGCCGGTGCTACGGCGAAGGACATGATAGGCGAAATCGAGAACCGTTCCGCACATTTACTAGCC ATTAAGACTGATATAGAGACTCAAGGGGATTTCATTAGGTTCTTGATTAAAGAAGTTGAGGCTGCTGCATTCACTGATATTGAGGATGTTGTGTCTTTCGTCAAATGGCTTGATGATGAGCTGTCTTACCTG GTGGATGAGAGAGCAGTGTTGAAACACTTTGATTGGCCTGAGAAGAGAGCAGATGCGTTGAGAGAAGCTGCATTCGGTTACTCTGATCTGAAGAAGCTCGAATCTGAAGTCTCCTCATTTCGTGACGATCCTAGACAACCTTGTGCTCATGCTCTTAAGAAAATACAGTCTTTGTTTGAGAA ATTGGAGCATGCTGTGTACAATTTGTCGAGATTGAGAGAGTCGGCGACGGAGAGATACAAAGGTTTCCACATCCCTGTGAACTGGATGCTTGATTCCGGTTATGTAAGTCAG ATCAAGCTGGCGTCCGTGAAATTAGCGGTGAAGTACATGAAGAGAGTGTCGGGGGAGCTTGAAATGGTCGGTGGTGGCCCCGAAGAAGAGGAGCTTATAGTTCAAGGTGTCAAGTTTGCATTCCGAGTTCATCAG TTTGCGGGTGGCTTTGATGTGGAAACGATGAAGGCTTTTGAGGAGCTGAGAGATAAAGCTCGTCTGTGCAACGTTCAGTGTCAAACGCAGCAGCAACACAAGTATGTTTCGAGGTCGTGTGCGTCTGCTGTGTATCTGTAG